From the Plectropomus leopardus isolate mb chromosome 20, YSFRI_Pleo_2.0, whole genome shotgun sequence genome, the window TTTTACTTATccagtgaaatatctcaatatctACAAGGTAGATTACCACAAAATCTCACACTGACAATTTACCCTCTCCAGTCAATGCATTCATATAGATTTGGAGATCCTCTTTCTCCCATCTGTTCTATCAATTGCAATGAGATTGTGTTCAGAAATTCATAAtccccagaggataaatccTAAGGACTGTGGTGATGCTGTGACATTAGCAGCAgcacaacatttacatttttgtcttttagtgaAAGGTATCAACAACTATAGGATGTATAGTCATTAACTTTGGCACATATATTCATGGCATACAGAGATGCCACCAAGTCTATTGACTTTGGTAAATCTGACTTTTCATATAATGCCACCAGCATGTCATTAATTTCCCTTATCCAGTAAACCATCACAATATCTATGAAAAGGATTACTACAAAATTTTATACCGACATCCTTAGTTCCAAGACAATGTGTTCAAATGGCTTTGGTGATCCTCTGTCTTCCATATTTTCTATgtattgccatgaaatttggtacagattAGCATTTAGCACACCAGGTTAATGGGATTTTCTCTTTCCTAGTCTCTCCAGACTCCAGCACACCCCATACTTTTATCACACCAGAGATGTTTTAGGGATGATACCACATGTTCTGAGAGCGTGTCCCCCTGGGGAGGGAGCCCTGCACCCTGGCAGGAAAAAGACTTGACTTTGAACTCAGTGAAAAGAACAAAGCCACAAGTTCAAACATGGGTCATTCCAGCTATAAAGTAGCCAAGAGTGCTCAGAAGGTTATAATCCTCCAAGCCAACAGTTCGTAATGTGGTATAATATGAGGGTGAAGAGATAGacaattgttttgttgttttggtttccCATCAGCAAGACTTTCACATTCCTTTGGCTTGTTTCACGGAACAGATTAACACCACGGCAGGGAGCAAAGCTGGATAACGTTACAAAAAGATTCATGTTCTGGTTGTTATTGTTTCACTCAAGGACTTAGCAGGAAAGCAGATGGGGCTGTTAAATAGATCAGAACAGAGAGTTAAACTCCAGCCAGAGAGGTAGACGCTGGTTTTGCCATCACAGAGGAACGTAATTGATAGTAGGGGCTGCAGTAGATTGATGACACCTGCAGTAAAATCTGTGGAACAATGGAAACTTCAGGATGGCTTGGCCCTGCAGTATAGAGATAATGAGTGGCAGTGGTCAGGTAATGATAAGATAGCAGAGCCATTTCTTTCAGAAGAGGGGAAGATAATAAAGCCACACAAATTTCCCCAGAGGTAATAACAGtatctctgtgtaaaaacagGGAGGTGAGAAGCTAttacaggagaaaaaagagacttTAAGGCAGAAAGAGTTTTTTTAGTTATTGTGTGAAACATGGCCTCCCCTCTCCTCTACAAACTCAGATCACGTTTCTCTCAAGAGGAAATAGCTCCTCAGATACAGATATGCCACCTCAACCTCAGCACAGAAAGGATATTGTTCACTGGATTTAAGCCTTAACAAGGAACCTGAAAGGAATAAATTGACTGCACAGCGTCTACTTTACAAgagctgaagagaaaaaaggaagcaTGTGTTGAATGGCTGACCCTTGGTCACTGAGAATGACATCTAGGGATGTGAAGCCTGAATTGAGTTTTAATCAGCATTACATTATCTGATGAGCATGAATAAAGACACACTGGATCATCATTTAATGGTGTGATATGCTACCACAGTGCTACGTATTGGGACTGATAAGAGGATTGAGGAAACTCTcatatctgtaaaataatagGCTACAGCTTTGCAACAAGACTAGTAACAGAGGGAAACAGCTCTGTCAAatagcaacaaaacacacaaaatgcacccAGAAGTACCCATAATACCAGCACTTATAAAGTTTATGAACACCTTATATCTTTTAtgtatgcacaaaaaacaaaacaacagttttccattttatgttggGGTTCTATGCCAATCTCAACCCaactgccagaaaaaatgttggcattgtagtTTTCTGCATTTGCATGTTAGTATGTAGCAGATACGTTAAGACTTTATGTTGAGACTTTAAGTTTCAACAGTGCTCTGTTTAAcatatggttatgtttaggcacaaaaaatcacttggttatgATTCAGAAAAGATAATgctttggtttaaaatacccagttttggtgtCAAAATCGGAACTGACAACACAGCGATGACTCTCctcaaaaaacaagacagaaagaaaaacctTTGGTGGAAAAATTTCAACTGGAAATGCTACAAATGACACGgcaaaaaacaactatttttcaTAGCACcatcccagcaggaaacacagactGATGTCTTGTTGAAAAACTCGCTCTTTGTGGCAGTATCCCTACTGGAAAAATCACGGGTCGCTAGAAAACACCCTCTTTGGTGCCTAAAAAAGCACTGGagacacagcaatgactcactaaatcactaatttgttgtttgttggtttcaaGAAGTGGtcagcagcttggcaggcatctagGTGACACACTGTCCAAACCCCCTCCACCGCCTGACAAAGTTAGCTTATATCCTAAGCCCttaaatgttgatatgatacatatgaaacatgaacatgtaacatatttttagttTGCTTAAATGTacaatgttgacttttttttctggccatgGGGCTGGCTGATCTATTTTTGGCACTCAGCAATTGCCTGGAATCCAGCAGAGATTGCAAGAAGTTGCTGGTTGTGGCAAAGAAATAATTTGGTAATTAACTGTCCTGAAACGATTAACTTTCcgtactttttttcaaaaactagcTTGGGATTTAACTCTCCTAAAACAACtaactttttgtacttttcaagCCAAGCTAGCTGCTTCCCCATGTTTCCAGTtttaatgctaagctaagctaactttCCATAGCTTCGTATTTGAAGGACAAAGATATCAATCCTCCCATCTAACTCTCACTTGATTTTCCAACATGCTGCACAGTTCCTTTAAGCCCTCGAGTAAAACAGCATAGAGgttatgttttcttaaaagATATGAGATTCTTAAATCAGAACTAAAAGTGATCATAGCGGGATTATTACtttgcatacacatacacacacagacgagTCCTACGAAAGAGCTGAAGAAGCCAGATATAAGATTGCCAGTCTTTCATTTCCATGGCACATTTTGTAACTCAAGCCGTCTGGCACTCTGCCAATGTGGGGCACATTTTGAGCTCAATCTTGAAGGCGTAGCTGCTGTTTCAGGAGACAGAAAATAAGATGTGACCCAGGTCTTCCCTGACATTTGCCTGAATAATCACAATGTTTCAGTAGAACCGAATACATGGTTTGAGTAGCATGGGCCATTGGTGCTAGATTATCTTTCTGCAAGCCTTGGGAGTATTCTTAGAACTTCAGGATAGTCACAGGAAGTGTGTAGGCTGTGTAATTTATGACTTTTCGGTGAACAATTGCTGATGCAGTTGACAAAGGCACAGATCATTCCAGCTCAGTGTAAAAGCAGCCCAAGATATGCAATTACTATAGAGTGAGACATCTCTAAAAATATCTAAACATATACAAATGCAAACATATCCGAGAGCATCCTTTGATATACCATATTTTGGTTCATGTGGACAGAGAGGCCTGTAGTTTGGTGGTTAGATTCCTTCCATTTACATTACAGTTATTGTCCCTAAACTTTAATGGGAGCAGAAAAGACTCAAGGTTTATGAAGAATCTGGTGTTCAGAGCGCAGATGAGGCTGTCCTCTGACAGTAACCACATGCTTTTAATCCAAACACACCACCCTTTGTAAGGCTCAGCACCGGCGGTGGTCTGGTCCAACTGTCCCGATCCATGACaccataaaataaatcatgCCAATCTgagtggatttttttctcccGTTTCCCTtgacaaatatcacaaaatatcaCAGTACTACTGTATTTGACACACCATAAATGACCAAACTTCTCGCAGGATTCAGGAATCATTCAAAGGACAAGTTTGCTTTAAATGGAATATTATTTTGTCCCGATCAGTTGCAGACATACTTAGTTCTCATATTATGCATGAAGAGATGGACATTTAATAAAACGTCATATCAAAGGTAAACCTGAGAAGTTACTGGACTAGCTCTGTGCAATGCAAGCATTAATGTTGCCTAGTAACATAACTTtgtacaaaacattttcacttcTTTGCCCACTAAAGTGCAGTAATGGTTTCTCCCATCCAGCTTGGCCTCAGTAGAATTACATCAGTTTTGGTTCAGACAAGAGTTTTTCTCAGCTGGGTAACCAGAGACTCACTCAGCTGTCAGtttgattttcagattttggaTGCAGATGTATGAAATGTAGTCTTGTGATGTGAATCTACCAAGGAGACTTGGACTCTTACCTCCAAAACAAGAGTATGTTGTGGGGCAGGGGGTGGACGGGATTACAGATGCATGAAGTATCAGGTACAAATATGGGTCCTTTCTGGCCGAAAGTTGAGGCAGTATTTGGATTAGCAGTTAGCTCCAGCCAGGGTGGTCTGGGATACAGagtttatgtttaatttaaacatcGGCTCTCCGAGTCTGCCTACTGTCACTGCACTGAGAAAAGCCATGCCGATGGGTTAAACAAAAAGTGGGATGGTAGGTCTAATATGTAGTCATGACTGAAGTTATGAAACCTTTTTATGCTTTACAACCTGGCAGACAGACTCTAGTTTATAGTGGAAGTCTCTGGCTGAATAGATAAAGGCTGTAGATATAGCTTTTATCTTTTGCTTTGAGCCACTGTTACAGTTTGGGACCTTCATTGCCCGTCACCTCTTGACTTTCTgctaataaagaaataaaaagtgccTGCAAACTAGTAAGAGTCTACAACCATGCTATGTCTCAGTGACGATATAGTAATGGTGCTGGAGGAAGACTTTAAATATCACCAAAGTTGTTGCTATTCATCCTGCAAGTGAAGAGATAAGAAGTCTCTGTCAGAAATATCTTAATAAATTGTAAAGCTTGCATTGTTTGATTTGATGTTGTGCTGCCTCTTTTCTACTTTTGCACTTGAGATATTTTGCTCAAAAGCACAAAGTTCAACCTCATGGTGTTACTGCagaaaaagtcagaggatcatcAATGTCAGTATTGATCCACTGGAGACCATAAATGCTTGAACAAATTTCCTGACAATCCATCCAATATTTGAGaaatttcagtctggaccaaagtgatgGGCCGACTGGCTGACAAAGCCATGCTGCTAGCATGACTAAAGGgaacatgtatgttttttatttatttttcattattttatttcttttctgcaTAGGTTTattctgcctctggtgtttcctcactaaTGGTAGTGCTTCCTCAATTCTGAGATTTCTGGTTTTAAATGGGTACTTCTATGCTTTAGTGCCTTATTTAATCACAAAGTTATGCATGTGTgaatctgagtgtgtgtgtgtatgtgggtggcAGGGTTGCTTTCActgtgtgaagcactttgtgttacagtctgcttgtatgaaaagtgctatataaataaagtgtgactgattgattgactgattatCGACTTCTTTTAAGGCCTGTTTgtaatttatcttatttatttctgcACAAACCCAATGACCTATTGTTTCTGTGATCTTCCTTTCCCTCCTGCACAAGCAAAACTGAGAAGGCTGCAGAGAGGGGGGGGTTGTTGAGTAAGCTGTCAGTTAAACAGACACACCACAGACACAGCACTTTAACACTCTTCGTCAGAGTGTAAAGTAAACAGAGCCTGTCTGGACACGGGCTGGATATCAGACAGACAAGGAAGGGctacaacagaaaacaacaggTACTGACCTGTCATGgttagacagaaaaaaaggacaaaacagtGTTGCATTATCTGACACATTGTTTCaaattattacttatttaaattaacaataaatcaGTTGGCAAAAGTAGTCATGACAACATAATGTGGCTAAAACATTCTGGTATGCTACTTACAGGGCTGTGATCAAGACCAACTTAAAGGTTGAGAGTGttggatttagtgacatctagtggagaggttgcagattgcaagcaACAGAAACTTCTCCAATGTGCTAAGCGTGTAGTACAACTACAGTGGCCGATgccaaaacacaagaaaatgaatgacCCTATCTAAAGCTggtgtttgatttctttttttggctacTGGAGAAACAACCTGGCAAACTCCATGGGATAGGTTGCACTCTGTATGCAAACATAATCGGCTTATTCTAAGCAAAAAGAACCCCAGACAAGTCTTAGTTTTAGGTGATTGTACAcgaagaaaaacacagttatgaaTATTCCACTCCATTTCTCCCATCCCCTCCAAATACTACACTCTGTACCTTAAAttgagtccaagtcaagtcCAAGACCAGGTCCAATCGAGTCAGAGTGAAGTACAAGTCCGGAGCAAATCCAGTCCTGTTCAAGAAACCAAATTTTAGTATGGTGTCAATCATGAACATTTTGACATCTAATGTTAGCTGATATACTAGCTTGCTAGTGACTTCCTGTAAGTGATGTTACTCTGGTGGAAAGTGCTGAGCTTAGAGCCTCACAAAATTGCCATAATAAGAGAGTAAGGAAGAGGTGGATGAAGAGAGAATCTTTACTCATGCATCATGATGGCAGAATCAGGCAACGTTTTTGACAACTGATCCTGAATCGGCAGCCAAGAACAACTTGAACAGTTCTCAATAGCTGAGCCTGAGATCAAGACAATTCCATGTCCAATGAGGCACAAGACCAAGACAAGAGCAAGACAAAAAGTGGTCTTGAGATCGAACTCAAGACCAAGACAGGATTTGAGTGCTTACAGCCCGatctatttttctttgttttttcaagccTGTAAAAGTCAGACAATGATGCCACGAGATGTAACATGTAACTCATTTGGGGGTTAAGAAAATGCCTCTCTTGAAAAGCAACAATAATCCCTGAAAGTCTTCCACTTATTTTGAGCATTCACTTCAACAGTAAGTACATTATTCAAACTAACATATTCTTGTCTTGTTCTTTAtacttgaacacacacacacacacacacacacacacacacacacacacacatgcatctacagtacatacacacccacacacaccacacacatgcatctacagtacatacacacacacacacacacaccacacacacagtagcaagggaaaaataaacagactgggttgtgcttttcctgcaaaatctaaatattgacTCAGTAACCTATAATCATACACAGCCTGAACAGAATCGAAATAAACAAGTGCGCCTGACATGtgtaagtgtttttgtgtgtctcatgGGCACTGAGGCTGTTGAATGctgacactgacaaacacacataaaaaagaggaagtggTTCAGTTTTTAGTGAATACCAGACAATATGGATTCCATCCAGGACGCTGGAGCTACATAAATTATTATGTTCTCTATATTTACAAAGAAGGCCTTTCGAAAGCACTGAGCCCTCCCTCTCTGATCAAACATCTGCTATCAATTCACATCATTTAACTTTCATATGACTCACATGCAATATTCAAGAGGCTTTAGACTGCCAAGACATACGTtgaaaaaaccccaataaaaatTCCATTACGTTCACAGAGGAACTTTTCACTTTAATGCCAAGTTTCCAAGTGACATCAGCAGCTTGAGATCCACACAACTGTGTTATTATTGAGTCATAACATTAATAAAAGTTCATTAAGTTTCATATCAGactttcaatctttttttttcttttgctggaAGCTACGATACAACATTGGGAAAGATACAGACTGCATATGCCGAATGTGAAGCATTGTTCTTGTACGGACCATAATGACTGCTTTGCTGAATAAACTTGATTGATTGAATGAGGCTTTTGTGTTAACATACTGTTGgatctttttgtctctctcactgAGTCTTTATGGCTCATTAGTGAAGTGGCAAAGCTGTAACATTTCTGGCTCTATGAAGGCCTGTCAGGGTGTGTTGCTGATGCCAGAAATCTAACAAGGAAACACAGAGTTTCAGAGAAACAGAAGTTGTAAATGGACATggacttaaattttttttcccttttaaagaTGTTCTActgtcctttttgtttttgcttttatgttcTCTCAGGTTAAAGCTGAAGTAGGCAGAGATCTGGATAGGGCAAAAAAGGCCtaatttgaaaatacaccctCGTCCTGTAGTTCTTCCCTTTCTGCCCACCGGACAACTGCAGGCATATGCACACCATTCATACAGTAACCCAGTGTTTCCaatacactgatttatttaatctcGTTTCATTGTAGAGATACACATTGAACACTCCATCCTTTCCCCATACCCCCTCtgtgaaatgacctgtgattcaCCAATGTCTCCTGTCACAAGTTAGATTTTCTAAATcctgaaaacagaaacaagagaAGGTGTAGAAGTGTAGTTTTCTTTTAGTCCACTTAACTTACAATATGCTTCAGGATAATTATGGGATTTCTGCCCATTAGCGGCAATATAAAAACGGCCTTCCCCAGCTTTAAAACAGcaattcaacattttgggaaataggTGGAAACATCTCGCCTGGGTCTGTCTACAGGTCACAAAATGTGCCCAACAACTACTGAGGCCAATGGATCAGACTATACTTAGTAGCTTCCAGGTATTAATGTGTATAGACATCCTGTTAAACCTCAGTCCAAAGTGTAGCATTGGGCTTGTTGCTTCAAAAGAAATTTCAGCAGAAGGTCAGTGAAAAtacactgtatttttcaacctttgACAGAGGCTCAAAATGATCTGCGGCAGATGTGTTGaggcaaaaatggcatttttggatgtaaataaaaactgcaaacttCTACTGTATCCAATATTTAGTCAAATAAGAGTTCTGACACAAAGTGAAACACAGTATGTCCTCTCATAGAGAAAGGCATTAACCCATTTACGCATACAGGACCTTGCAATTAAATGCAcaacatgaatatttttttatttgcctttatttaaaaaatacagggTTAGTCTCTACAAATAACACTTACAGCAGCAAGGTGGAATTAGCATAGTGTGAGGCAGACTTAATTAGCCCAGTGAGGTGCCCGGTTCTTTCATCAGTGCAGTTGAGGGAATGAGTAGAAAGCACTTGACAATGAATGTCCTGATTGAGCCTCTTGGTTGTGCTGTTAGTCCTtcaaagagactgaaaaaaaaaccaaacaaaattatttattatccCAGAAAGGTCTGCTGAAGGGTGCTTATTATACACTGTCGTGTGAAAGGCTGTGAGTGGAAATGAGGTATTCCATTCACAAGAAATTACTGGAATACCTCATTTCTTGTGCTTCTTGCAGATGGACAGATACTCCTGCACATCATCAGGAGATCCCAGTACCACGGGAACCCTCTCGTGGATGCTGGTGGGCTGGATGTCCAGAACATTCATGGATCCTGTGGTGGCCATGCCTCCTGCCTGCTCCATGATAAAGGCCATGGGGTTGCATTCATACAACAGCCTCAGCTGAatgacaaaaagcagaaaaaagagtTAGGAAATGTAAGACAAATCATCATTtatgtgtggatttttttttggggggggggggcatttttgcctttattataacatttttgcctttattatataAGACAGAtcaatagtgtgaaagggggagacagAGGTGACGACATGAAGCAAAGGGCCGTGAGCTGAAATCTAACCCAGAGCCGCTGccgcaaggacactgccttttctcatggggcgcctgctttatccactcagccaccagaTACCCCAAGGATTAACTATGTTCTGTCCATTTGTATAATCCTCTACTGCTCACCTTGCCCTTAGGACTCTTGACATTAGCAGGGTATAAAAAGATCCCTCCATACACCAAAGTGCGATGAACATCAGCTACCATTGAACCAACATATCGACTTCCATATGGAGCAGAGCCATCCTGGAGACACAAACATGTATTGTAGACTTTTAGTCAGTGTGTCACTTTTGCATGCagaatcaaaaacattttgcagccAATTTCACATTCAGCCTTTGCAATGTATTCAAGACAGGAGTGACCTTAAATTGTTCAGTCATTGCCATTACCTCTGggtatttcttcttttgtaggTACTCTGTCACATCTGGATAAAAATGCTGTGCATATCCCTCATTCAAACTGTagatttttccctttttcttaaTCCTCACATCACGATCTACCAAGATGAACTCACCAATTGCCTGCAAGGCGATAATgagaaaaatatcagaaaattattATGAAGACACATACAATCTGAAATAATGAGCAAAAAGGAGttatagaaagaaaataacaataaatataatcaaTTAACAGTCTTGATGCCATGACTGTGACATCTTAGTCTTACGGGGTCAAGCATGAAGCAGTTGACTCCCTGACCAGTGGAGAGGACCATCATGGTGGCGCTGCCGTACAGAGCATAACCAGCTGCCACGAGGTTTCTTCCAGG encodes:
- the fbp1b gene encoding fructose-1,6-bisphosphatase 1b isoform X2 produces the protein MSDKGAFDTNVLTLTRFVLEEGRKAHGTGELTNLLNSICTAVKAISTAVRKAGIANLYGIAGSTNVTGDQVKKLDVLSNDLVINMIKSSFTSCVLVSEEDEKAIIVEPDKQGKYIVCFDPLDGSSNIDCLVSIGTIFGIYKKTTDGEPSEKDALQPGRNLVAAGYALYGSATMMVLSTGQGVNCFMLDPAIGEFILVDRDVRIKKKGKIYSLNEGYAQHFYPDVTEYLQKKKYPEDGSAPYGSRYVGSMVADVHRTLVYGGIFLYPANVKSPKGKLRLLYECNPMAFIMEQAGGMATTGSMNVLDIQPTSIHERVPVVLGSPDDVQEYLSICKKHKK
- the fbp1b gene encoding fructose-1,6-bisphosphatase 1b isoform X1; this encodes MRCHSPVEEEQALGPSPTPDSKMSDKGAFDTNVLTLTRFVLEEGRKAHGTGELTNLLNSICTAVKAISTAVRKAGIANLYGIAGSTNVTGDQVKKLDVLSNDLVINMIKSSFTSCVLVSEEDEKAIIVEPDKQGKYIVCFDPLDGSSNIDCLVSIGTIFGIYKKTTDGEPSEKDALQPGRNLVAAGYALYGSATMMVLSTGQGVNCFMLDPAIGEFILVDRDVRIKKKGKIYSLNEGYAQHFYPDVTEYLQKKKYPEDGSAPYGSRYVGSMVADVHRTLVYGGIFLYPANVKSPKGKLRLLYECNPMAFIMEQAGGMATTGSMNVLDIQPTSIHERVPVVLGSPDDVQEYLSICKKHKK